The Acipenser ruthenus chromosome 26, fAciRut3.2 maternal haplotype, whole genome shotgun sequence genomic sequence CGATCAGTTCCAGCCCTGTGGAAGACATTCCTGACCCTTCTTTTCACTCTTGACTTTTCCAGAAATGGGATTCTCCTGGATAAGTTGGGGAGAATTTGTTCGATGTTCCTCTCCTGTTCTGGGTGGTCTGAAAGCCCCGGGATATCTGGGTCACTGTTTTTATATGAAAGCAAACACGCTGGTTAAATATTCACTCATCACAGATTTCCCAGCCACCAGTAACAAACACTAGACCCTCTTCTATCATAAAGGGAACATGCTACAGCGAAGAGAGGAAGGATTTATAGGTCAGGGTCAGTGTCTGCTGGGGTGAGAGAGGTATTATGTGTAAAATCCTCACTCAATAGCTTGTGTGAGACTATTGTCATTTTGAGTCATATTCAATGAGAAAATATAAGTCAAGCTCTAGCTCTATTACTGAATTGGCCTTCGCTTGTGATTGTTAAATAGACTTAGAAATGTCTAACCAGGACAGGCTATGCAGTGTTAACAAATAATTCCATTATAAAACAGACTGGGTGAAcagagcactctgattggctgaagaaGATTCTAAGCAGTGCTGTTGTTTAGGCAGAAAGGCACGGCAAGTGTAGGTAGCCATGCGGTAATTTCAAAACTCATGCTCTAACAGTGTCTTATAAGAAATGACCCGTAAGAAAAACCTGAGTAATGTAGAAATTAGATTTAATAATgtctgttaaatacataattacacaGCAAAAAGTAGTTCCACAATGAAATAACAGATACAGGTTAGAAAATAaggtatttaaatataaatagtgTTTTTATAAATAGAAGAGACAGTGTAAACAATTAAAGGAggaaaaaacacaatgaaatgcTGATATATACAAAATGTGAGATGTTCTGCTTTTAAAAGTGACTTGTACAGTATAATACATGGTAATAAGCATCCACACTTTTTGTCCCATGATAATAATCCTCAACACCTTTTATGTTTAAAGATGCTTATTAATGTAAGGGTGACTTTTTGAAATGCAGAAAGTCATAATTAATCTGTATTAAAGTCAAAAAGTCATAATTACACCATGTGACAACACAATGCCTatttatgaaatgaaaaaaaataataaaatagcaagTGAATTACTTTCAGTTATAATTGCATCTTGGGCTTTGCTCTTGTGGTTTTTGATGTCACCAGAACCCCTCAATGCAATTATAATCTTGAAATTCACTGCAGTGCTTCTTCTATATACAATTAAGCAATATCCACAGGAGGCGTAAAACATAAGTCAGTTTGACTCAGCTACAGAGTGCTGTCTCAATGCTGTCACTGGTGTTTGTTTATCAAAACTGTACCTTATCATTTTATCCCAGGATATAGAATTTGAAATCCCATTGAAAGTGATTGACAGAGAGATTTCATTTGTCATATAATTTATAGTATAAAATATCATTTGTTTGTAAATCAACCGTACAGGACCAGAAACATGTATCGTGTCTGGCAAACCTAGTTCTGCATCGACTAGCGTCATTAAACTCCAAATATAAACAACTGTATACAACACAGAGGGTACAAAATTAGATCACATCCTGCCTAGAATAAAGTGGCAATCGGATTTCAAGAAATACAGCATACACAATCGGCTGCCTATAGAACTTAAGACGGGGATTCCTGTCATATACAGCATGCAAAACGATATCTCTTCCATTGTGTTATGAGTCACAGTGTCCAAACTGGCACCTCTAGATAACCTGTTAGCTGGTGTGCAGTCAATGTTGCCAGTACTGTGCAGGACCAGGGGCAATTGAGAATCAAGCCAGTGCAACAAACACGTGTTAAAATGCCAGTGTGAGTACAAAATATTCTGATTGTATAAATTAAGGCTTTTACAGAAACATtgatgattgagtgtttaaagctaTAGATAAGTGCTGATGCATACATGCATTGCTCTTGGTGTTCGACACAGTGTAAGTGTGGCCAAGCAGTATTATACCCTCCTCTGTCAGTGTTCCTCAGTTCCTGGTACAGCCCAGTGCACCCACCTCTGCAGTGTCACACATACCCATCGAGGTTGTATCCATTGTGGCTGATTTTGTAGTTTGTGCTGCCAATGGCATTGCCGTTTTGCACCGCTGGGTTCCGGAAAGTCATTGGCTGCGAGCGTTGCGGGTTGCGGTTTGGGTAAGGGTTGAGCCTGAGGCCCGGGCGTCTTGAGCCCCCTTCCTGCCCACAGCAGGAGGCACAGAGGATACCCCCAGCAAGGAAGGAGAGCACGGCAGACACCATACCCAGGTAGAGTGCCGCACCCATCTCATACCTGTAGCTGTTGGGTAGCATAGGGTTGTAAAACATACGGATCACCTCATTAGTGGTCCATGACACTGGGATTATGCACATGAAGCCCGCAGCTAGGAAACAGCAGCCCCCGGCGCCTGCTACTTGGGATTTGGTCGTGGTTCTCAGCATGAAGACGGTGCACTTCATTCCAACGGAAGAGATGACACAGCCTAGAGTGGACAGAACCACTGAGATGACCATCATGGCTCGTGCGGCCTGGAGATCCGGGGGCAAAGCCAGTAGAGAGCGGTATATTTCGCACTGGAAGGTGCCCGTGCTAAAGTAGGCGCACTCCATCCACAAGCCCTTCAGGTAGCCCACGGCTGTGATAATGTTGGAGCCGATGAACGCTGTCGTCCTCCAGTGCGGTAAAACGGTGGCCAACAGTGTCCCTAACAAACCCAGAATTCCAAGAGCAAAGCCGCTCAGTTCCAGCTCAATGGAAGCCATTTCTGACCCTTCTTTTCACTCTCGACCTTATCAGAATTGGGAGTCTCACTTATACGTTAACACAAGAGAGCCTCAGCCTCGTCTCGGTCCTGTTTTGGATTGTCGGAAGGCTCCTGAATTTCTGTGTTGCTATCTTATATAAAAGCAAGCAAGCTAGTTAAATATTTACTCATTACAGAACTATTTCACAGCTACCAGCACCCTGAAACAAACCTTTGACCTATCATAAAGGTAACATAGGCAATAAAAGGTAATAAAAGGTAATGAACTACAGAACAGATGGAAAGGATTCTGCTAGACAATAGAGCAGAAATTCAGGAGCCATTTGCTTTCTTATGGGATAGACCATGTTGTGATGTTTCCATTCAGCACCTAACAATGAACCTTAGTGTCATGTATTGCTTAACCATCAGTGACTTCTTTAAAACCAACATAACCCATAATTTGCTAGAACTGTGGTACTGAGTGGAGTCAGGTTCAGGAGCGGAATAACACTGATAAATagttcttttttatttctacCACATGATGTTGTATCAATAGCAGCCTGTTTCCAGTCAATATAAATGTGTTACAAAAGGGGAACTCCGGGTTTCCTTTGAGAGATTCTGATGACATCATAGACCACAGGAGCGATCTCTAATCTGAACAGGgcagttgagttttttttttctagtttccGCTGGTTTTCTTGTTCAGAATTGACTCTTGTCGGTCAGAGCTCAATCGAAATCTAGTATGGTACAGCaactttttgttcacataaaaaaaagtattttttcaagaaaactgacaatttggataaCCAGATCAAGCAGTAAAtttgaaaccctgtttcgtgcacctcattgcaaacatTTCTGTTTCACATCCTGGTGTCTACTGCATTTGCTCTAAGAGTACGAAATagcacacaaaacacatttagacatgattctgagagcacTAGGTATGCTTTAAActtcaaagttttaaaaagtcaccagacTGTGATAACCGAATAGAAAACTGCACAAAGAGAATCTAAACAGCAAGAAAAATACAACCAGATAAGATCAAATAATAGATAAGATAACTGTAATGTCATACTCGATTGGCTCTTTAACAGGAAACCTGTGTCTTATCTACGTTTCAGTGATACTCAAGCCTTGTTTACAAAACATAATGACATTAGGGTTGGGCTCTTTGGTATGtgcaaaaccaaacaaacacaagaGCAGTGATGTACAGAGAAGCCAGTGACAtgtcagattatttttttttttttaccagtatatgtacatgtgtgtggaggtggggcatcaagtaccacagacaagaggaaggggggcacAGTCTAGaaggtttgagaaccactgccctacaggacaaaggctagccctgcagGCTCACAGGAAGCTTGGCCAGTAGGGACTACTGTAGCATGGTGAGGTTGATCAGTTCCTGTTGATTGTACTTATCACAGTTTCCAGACAACTTGTCATAgcatgtgtaacagggcggaggctgggtgtgaactaGCGACCCCGCTCTAGCGTCTAAACCACAATGAaaaagagccgggctcctctgcattcTTGGTTTTAAAACATTTGACCTCATCTCATCTAATCAACAGGGGACAGGaaagaatctgtaacggcagtgtattacacaacactgcccgttgcaCATGTACAAGCTTGTTGCACAAGtctgtgggatttttttttaccaatgttCTCAACAGATCACTTTCAACTTCAACACTGTCTTCTCTACACCAACCTTGAACCAGCACTGATCCACTGCATTCAGAACAGTCTGATGTTTCCTTCTCAGTTTTACAACATTTAATCAATATCAGCATGGATTGCCTAGTACTAGAATGACATTAAAgcgaataaatacatcaataaatctGAATATTAGGCTAAATTCACAGGTTCTTAATCATTTTCACAATCACACAAGTAGTGTTTTGTGATTAaaactaagaaaaataaaataaataaaaatgcaggaCAAGAACACAAACCCCAACAGACTCAGACATTCCTTGAGACTCAAGTACATACCTATAAATGTATACTAAATGTGTACAACACTGGCACACACAGAAATACATACCGCTATAGCCTTCTGGACACAGCTGCCCACCAGACTATCCACAGGGTGAGACGGGGCAGAGCTGTCTCGTCCCGTGGACTCCCCTCACCAGTATGCCTGTTCCCTTGCTCACTGCGGTGAGTTGTGAGGCTGTACCTTCCCCCAGTCCTGGAAGGGTTACTCGCCAGGATTAGCTTCCTTTCTTCACCCTAATCTTTCCTCACATGTTGGGAACATAATAACAAACTTAGCTGCTGGCTAATCTGCCCCCAGTCTACAGCACACAGGTCAGAGAAcagcaaacaaacagcaaacaagCAGAATGCTTATGAATGTACAGCAAAAAAAACTCCCACTCTCATTAATTATCCCATGCATACCCATTAACGAGatatacagatatggccaaaagcgTTGcttcaaaaattgaaaaatgtgacaattcaaaatcaaacatgaaacactgtactactattatggcttctggtagacttttgcaatataattttgtagtttctttgattacatgatgttaaataaaatatctatatatattatttttttaattatgtctcattcctaaaattcaaaacttttggccagagctgtacagcaGTTGAGGCCTACGTCAGTGGTGTAGCCCTAAATCTGAAAGTTCAGGAACGCCActtaaatatagattttcttaaacaagaattattatacaaattcacattttattttcataatgaacttctagtaacacatataataggtaaTGTATTCATCTCATTTCTAcgagtatttccacaaagtgtctttttcCATCTTGTCAGAACGCTTCACTTCAtttacgtgtctgtgtgtcagtggctttgcttgtgtttgtgtccacagtcgtagtcgtcttcatcagcatttatagccttcttaaagaagtagctTGTAATAGAAGTTTGTAATGGTCTTTCCATTGCATCAGGAGGATTAccgactgaatcagacagttgtgtggGAGATATGTGTTGTGTAACTTGCTTGCCTATTATGCGAGTTCTGGCTACACCATTGCTGCCTATTAAAAAAATTACCAGAACGGTGTTCTGGCACGCTCTAGCTTGACTACACCACTGGCCTACATACATATTTCATTTCACACTGTAGTCTTATTTTTGCATGCTGTATGATTTCTGCTGTTGTTCTGCTCTTCACTTGATGGTGTTGATTCTTTAGTACTATAATGACTGATCATGCCTGTGTTACTTATGTCTATGGCTGgcaactagaaatgaagagcagcttctgaactctgGGCAAAGCACATTAGAACATACTCATCAAAAAAAAACAGCGTTAGATTAAtttcaaaatgattgcaaactCCATAAAAAGGTAAAGGATAGCACAGACTAGCTCCTTACTCTTAgatctttgtttgtgtttttattgagaAGGGGACTTACCTAAAGACGTGGAGTGGAGTATTAAAAGTTTCTAGTTTGGAAGGTGCTATGTGTGGTGCCTCTTTGGGAATCCCAAGACCAGTCTGTAAAGGTGCCAGTTGTCACTTCTCTGATGATTCTAACAaggtgtgaggaggaggagggagagaggctcTGTGATGAATTATAGCTCCCTCTAGTCTTCATTGAAGTGTGCCTGTGGAGGTGTGAGGCTGGGTGTGCCAGAGACACCTCCCAATCAGGGAGGAGAGGTGTGAGAGTGACCAGCTCTGAGTGGGAACGCCCCGGTCAAAACACAAGGGACGTCGAGACACACTCAGCCCTTTACCACACCATGCATTCCCATAATGCACTGTGTCCCAATTTGAAGCCTTGTGAAGTTCCATCCCTAGAATATAACCGGGTTTTGACTGAACGTGTAGAGTTATGAGTGAAGTTCCATTCCTACTTTCCTGGGTCATGTGACATTCCTTGGAACCTGAAGTGAAATTCTTACAGAACAGAGATCCCTAAACCTTTTCAAAAGTTTCCCTTGGACCACCATTTCCAAAGTGGGaacaaaaacatgtattacaTGACAAAGTACGAGTACAAAGTAAATCTGAAATGTAATTTCCTCATTTACATTAGTAAAAATGAATGGTGAGTTTGCAGTTCaccatttgtatatatatatatatatatatgtttttaagcATGGTT encodes the following:
- the LOC131701715 gene encoding claudin-14-like, whose protein sequence is MASIELELSGFALGILGLLGTLLATVLPHWRTTAFIGSNIITAVGYLKGLWMECAYFSTGTFQCEIYRSLLALPPDLQAARAMMVISVVLSTLGCVISSVGMKCTVFMLRTTTKSQVAGAGGCCFLAAGFMCIIPVSWTTNEVIRMFYNPMLPNSYRYEMGAALYLGMVSAVLSFLAGGILCASCCGQEGGSRRPGLRLNPYPNRNPQRSQPMTFRNPAVQNGNAIGSTNYKISHNGYNLDGYV